The Pyrus communis chromosome 12, drPyrComm1.1, whole genome shotgun sequence genomic sequence CAGCTTCCGCAGCAGGATTCCCACCCCTAGGGACGAATAGGAACTTCACCGAATCCAACTTCCGCGCCAAGCACCAAATATCATGAACAATGCATTCAACAACCGCATCACAACATGTTTTAAGAttaatcatatcaataataaCCTTCGCATCCGATTCAATCTCGATTTTCTGCAACCCCTTCTCCACACCACTTCCAGAGCATCCCGTATGGCAGTAGCTTCTGCCACCGCAGCCGACTGAAACCTCCAACCGTGTCCTCCAGCTACTAGAAGCAGCCGAGAAAAATCCTGTGATTGGTCAAAACCGCCTTCTACCGCTTGGTTTCCATAGTGGACACGTTCTCCTTGGTCATTCCAGCGCCCCTTGGCCATGACCGTCACGAATCCATATGGATGTCACAATGTTGCAGACTCACGGCGAACCCATGGCCTGATCTGTGGCTTGGTGCCCTCCATGGCAGATGTAATGACTTTCATGACCTTTTTCACTGTGGAGGTAAGTAGATGGTGATTTCCTTCTTAGCTTAATTGTAATTTGTGTTTGCGCCGCCTAGCAGTTTGTGTGCCTCACTTTTAAACGATTTTGATTTGTGTGTTCCTTGGTTTCGGAATTTTCACTATTGATTTATCATGGCAGATACGCACCCCTATGTGTTCTTGTGTCTTGTTGTGGTGGTCATGTAGGGATTTATTATTGTTCTGTTCTTGTGCTTTATCTCACCAAACCAAGTATTTAGTCACTGGAGAAGATGCACCGAATTGACACTCATCTTGTAACCGTGTTGTAATTGTGTTCTCGATCCATGAAATATGTCTGTCCCttcaattcaaaaaaaaaaaaaaaaattgggtaaTTAACGTTAACTTCGTTAAATTTTAAGTCAAGCTagaacaaaatttgtttcactaCACTGCATTAATTGACAATGAAAAGAACATGCATGTGGTCCAATTTTAAGGAATGCATGGGTAACTGAACCTTGTACTTAttattaacaatttaaattggaattcaattaattaaatctTAATTAAGTTGGTAATCATGCTTATGCAGGGATAACCATTAACCAGAAATATCACTAAGAAGAACAAAACTTCCATTAAATCTCCAATTCCAAGCATAAAAAAGTTCATAACATATATTACTTTTTAGATGATGAGAAATTTAAAGGAACTAAACTAACATTTTGTTACTCAATGCTCGGTGCAATCAGTCGGCTTAAACGACACAGTTCTTTCTTCAAGGTCATATCCCACCAGGAAGTTGATTTGAGCCAAGTTACCAAATATCGCCACGTCATTCGACGGTATCATTGTCAAGCAAACCAAATCGTCCTTGATTCTGGCAAATGTGTTCACTGCCTGCAACTTTACATCCGCACCCTTGAAATGTGCAGTTATGACCGGGACACCAATGTCATCGCTTTCGCTTCGGAAGCAAAGGCTCAGAATCCCCTTCGGATCACTAACCCTCTCTGCGTTAATGGCAACCTCCAACGCCGATTCCAAATCCTCGTAAAATCCAGGTGGAAGGAGCGTCAAAGTAGTCCCCGAATCGATGATAATGTTGCCCTCATTGGCAGAAACAGTGACGTCATCCGTGCAGTTCGGTGATGATTTGGTTTTGTAGGCCAACCACTTCTCTCCAACGCTAATGGCCTCGAGGGTGAGGTAATAGAAAGTGTCGGGCTGTTTAGCAACCATAGGCGTTGAAACAGCACCAGCACCTGAAACAATGCCAGCACTGCCAAATCTTATCTTGCTCGCCAAGTTATTGTTTGGATTCTTACTATTCGATGCCAGAGGCACCAAACAGTAGGAAAATTTCCCTCCGTTGGTCGATTTAGTCAGCTGAGAAACGAGGGAAAGAGGGCCGCCTCCGAGGCCAATCAAGCCAGAACCGGACTCATCAAATGTGCCACCATTTTGATGTCCACAACCGAAGAGAATTTTCGGGAGTGAAACTGGACGGCCAGAAGTTGAGCCAACGGTGAAGGTCTCAACAGCTAGAGTCCCTCTGGTGAAAGAGCGGTCTCCGTAACGATAGCTATAGTCACACGTTTCATGACCTTCGTTGTCTTGGGTGCTGCAGGAGGCTTCTTCGAGATAAGTACATGAATTGGACTGACACGGGATGGAGCGGTAGGTTGACGATTTCTTGGGATCGAAGAGAGGAGGGTTTTGGTTGAAGCATTGCTTGCATGGCTTGCATTGAGTCCAGATGAGATCACTGCCTGTGTCAGCTATTCCGAGAACTTCAACTGGTGGGGTCCCAATTGATACGTTCATTAGGTATTCTCCAGCACTTGATATTATTCTGGACTGGATATTTGCTGATGACGACGACGATAATGAGGTGATTATTGGCTTGACGAAGTGATTGGCACGAGTGACAGAACGGCGAAACGCATTATGCAAGCGATCGTAACGAGAGACGGATGAATTGTACAAGGGAGAGAGCGGAGAATCACGGTGTATGAGATCGGCAGTGAAACCGTGGCTATTGGCTAGCGTGAGCAAAGTGAAATATGCTAGTAGGGCAAGTGGAAAAtgaatcatattgcaagcagaAAGAGCGAAGGTCGCCATATCagtttgttttggtttggttcggtAATTTATGAAGGATCGATTGAAGTTGGAATAACGAAAGCGTTGGTGTTGCAACAAGTATTTATAGACATTGTGATGGTTAAAATTCAATTATGGAATTATAATTGGAAGATCAACATGCAGATCGgttttaaaaatgtaaaaaggCTGAAGGTCAATGAACAGGTTGTGAAAAAATAATATTCCAATTATTATATAGTATTGAATAATGTTATTAGTTGACGATACATTTTCTTGATCGGCATGTAACAAAATCAATAAAGGCTCTGATTACTTATTATATAACTGATTTGTTCATTTCGTAGAACCTCGATAATTTAATACtcgataaattaataattaaataatatatattttcaacTCGTGCCGATGCTGACTCTTAAATAATGtactaaattataaaataatatattatgaAAAATTCAGATAAATcccatataatatataaatcaatatatatatatatatatatgtatataaaattCATATAGATCCCacataataaataaattcataatTTCCTTTTACtatggtttttgttttgttttgttaaaaataaaaaaaaagttttgcttggttaaatattcataaaattaaataatgtagtacattaaattgaacaagtataattaattttgaaaaacttaagtaaatttatgaattttactttgttaaataaataaatagaattattagtttgtaaaacaaaaaactaaacaCAATATACAATACCGAAGAAAATACGAAATACTTGATAAATTAATAAGTTATTAATTAGCAGATAAGAtagtaatttattaattatttaatattccGCAAAATTAATACATATTCTTAGTACCAAACTATTAATTTATAGAGATTTAACTTTATTTTGTTCTGTGTATCCAGATCTCCTTGGCTTTCGTTTGTGACGGCTGTCTCTCTATTTTATTGTGCCGTTGAGGTTTTTTTCAACTGAtgaaatttaatatttataataaatttaaaattgtaaACCATGGTGTCCTGTAAGTTTATTTGGAAATTTAATGCAAAGTTTCTTGTCGAAATAAAAGTTGCGTTACTCGCCATATTACCAATTGAATTTATGGTAGAacatcaactttcttcatgatacCAAAGTATGTTGTCCCACTTGTGAAGCCAAACCGCCACACGCGCTCTACGTCACCTtgttgtgttgtccacatgttagGCCTGAAAATTTGCTacacgtgagggggcgtgttgagaattaGTCCCACATTGATGGAAGAGGGATCTTACATGTGCTTATAAATAGTAAGTTGagctactttgcatattgccaattagttttatggtggaacctgttgagctactcctcatattatcaattgttgattttatggtagaacttcaactttcttcacgCTTCTCCTCTTAAGCATAAATTAATGTAACATATCATCtgtatttataaaaaatctTCCGATCTCTCCTATGATTTTTCAACCTTTAGAAAATTGAGTATTCATACTAATATATACTAATATTGGCTCCATTCCCCTTACCGTCAAATATGATCATGCACATATATAACAtgtaaatgttttgttttttcatttttttttttcagaaaatttAAGTACTCAAACAATGTTAGCCAATTTATCCCTTATCATCCGTCTTCCTGAAATGTAAGTTATACATGAAATCACCatattaaatcaaaataaaaaagcaagaTGAATAACATGCCAATACAACTTTTCCattaaggaaaagaaaaacaatataaCGATAAATTAGATTACGAAAATTAAACATGTGTTGTAGTTGTTGTACCTGAAGACACCAACTAAACCATCGAGACAACGAAAAAACAATTGACAACCAGGCCATAGCATCACAAGCCACAATGGGAAGATAAATGAGACGACATGAATAAGAATTTGATATACATTATAAAACATGACTTCGACGAAGTATTCAATTTGGATTTAATTGAAGCCCTGATCTTCCTAAAACATATTAGAGGAATTAGTATGCATAAAATTAAAGGCTACAACCACTTTCCACTTTGCCTTTAAGCCATGCTAGCATTCAAAAATCTGCATGGACAAGCcgcttagtattacggtttagtgatattcatcttcacttgtacgTGAGAGTCTTAGGTTGACAATTGATTTTCCCTAAATtcaccaatatatatatatatatatatatatatatatatatatatatatatgctttcgGAATATACTAACTGTATTCCTAATTATCAGCCGATGCTGTGACCAATTAATTGCAAGCATTAAAAACAGCAACGAACAATCAACATGAAAGAATAATAAGAACTTAATATTATAAACTTCAATTATTCATGGCTAGGCTACATCTTAGCTTGCAAAGGAATTTAGTTTATGGTAGCTTTAAATAATAACATATATAGTATACTCCGAAGCATAGAAAAAAACAACCAGAATTTCAATCTTggtccacatgaatatcaatcTCAGATCCACAGCAAAGCTTGACGTCCCAATTCTCCCTCCTTACTTTCGGCTTCTCCCTTAACTTTTTTATGTTCTTAATGAATACCATAGCACATATATTTGAATTGTGAATTTAATTGCATTGCACACTTCTGGATTCACCTATATGAGTGCGAAAGTGGGTTGCTTTCTATGAGAGCTTACGCATAGCCTGTATGTGTTTTTTCTCCAATCATATTTTTCTATGAATCTGATATAATGTTTTCCTTAAATATAATTACTTATCCCTCAGTCTATTAGTGAACTATCTCTTCAGGAATTATTGTGAACATTCATGATTTGGATGTGAATGTGTCGAATTACTTATCCCTCGGTCTATTAGTGAGCTATCTCTCCAGAGATTGTGAAAGATGTTCCACTAGAAATATTCTTGTTTGCTTCAACTCATATTCCCCAAAATGTGGATCCTGCTCTAATAGCTCGATCCGAATAAATTAAATACATGCATTAAGATACGAAGGCTTCTTAACGCAGTTTCATAATGTTATTCACCGACGAAACGAGGTTGGAGCATAATGTTGAATCTAAAGGATCTACTGCCGGATAGATACCCTTGGCAACATTCGACTAAGTGTTTCATAACTAAATTAAACTTCCTTGTCTAATGACACTTCTCtcaacttttaattttaaatttacttgatcaaaaattgttttagcattttcTCATCGTGGGCAACATCGCAATGAGTTTGTAGTATCTTTCAGAAttctaattaaaattaagataaataaaaataaaatatgttaAAAAAAGAGGGCTAGTTTGGATTGTTgtgcattttttaaaattgtttttactgtTTATGAGAATAAACAGGAGTGAAAAAAGTAAGTATTTGGTAAATTATAGTGCTAAAAGTTCTTTTAGCAAAAAATGATGCAATAGTAGGATTTCATTAATTGGTATTGTTCACCCGCCttctataaaaaaatgttttttttttagaaacatgGGTAAACTGCTTTTCCTGTTTACTATTTTACACCGCatgattttgagaaaaaaaaagcttttttttttttcatttaccaaacaaaattttaatcccaacattttttttaaaaagttgcTTTTAAAACATTTAAGCAACCAGAAACCAGCTCTTGACCTAtaaatttgattggataatggATCCCTTGGTTAAATTTGGGGAGCTAACAAGTTTTTTGGAGTAAGCTACCTTAAAATATATACAAGTCTCATATAAGTATATTAGCTTTTCAGAAAAGGTAATTTAGCCAAAAGTCAATAAAAACTTTACTATTAAGCCATATAGCAatgacatatttttattttggacttaattaatgatatatttttacTAATTAGGCATAGGTCAATGATGAATGTCACATAGGCTTTAAGTCattataaatagttagaatttgaatattttatcattctctctctttcgcTCTCTATGAATGTCATATGGGCTTAAACTATTATAAATAAGGATTTAGATCCTCTTCTGACCAATTTTGTGGGGACCCTCTAGACTGATGGATCTAATCCATGATACAAGTTGAATGGCCAAAAATCTCTTCTCCTcaactcttctctttctccatCACTTTGATGCTCTCAACCTTGAACCACCAGCCCCCAAATtatagatcaaatttcaaaatcaacACTAACACTGCCATAACCCTTCCAGCCCACAACCCCTAATTGCATGTGCCTCACCTTACCCTCTCCAAAATCAGCCCTAGCACCCCCACATTCCTCTATTGCAAGTCCCTCAACCCTAAAATCTCAGGCCATGTTAACGAAAAGAGAAGTGTCGTGCAATCCAGTGTCTTCCGGTTGCAGAGATCtttttcataactatggaaaAATTATAGAGAGAAACAAAGTTACAAGAGAGAGATAAATCTCAAagattaagaagaagaagagaggacaaataaaaatctaaaacactaagagagccaaaaaataaattagactTAGAGTACAAATGACCTACAATTGAATTTGGGGTTTGTTAATAGCTATGAGGTGTAGCGGTGCAAGGGAGAAAAAGGAGTTGAAGGGAAAGAGAGGAATGAGAAGAGGTTTTGGCCGTTAGATTTCTATCCCTATGGAATTGATCCGGATATGATTTGAACCCTATAAATAGTTGGAACAAGTATATTTATCACTTTCTCTGTATCGCCCTTGTTTACATGGAGGGGTTTGCTCAACTAAAAAACAAGGGAACCAGGAAACGAACATTACATTACAATGTCTGAATCCAATTGTAAAAAATAGAATAAGGAAACAAACACTGCATTATAGTGTctaaatccaaatgtaaaaaacaaaGTAAGAAACAAACACTGCATTACAGTGTTTGAATCTAAATGTAAAAGACAGAGCCAAGAAATGGACATTGTATTACATTGTCTGAACCTAAATGTAAAAATCAGGAGTCGCGCGTGGTGTGAAGCGTAAGAGATGtgtgagtgatggaaaaaataGAATCAAGAAACGGATAATGCAACGTAATGTCTGAATTCAAAAGTAAAAAAGCAAAATCAGAAAACGGACACTGCATTCCAGtgtttgaatccaaatgtaaaaagaaACATGTAGGAGGTGtgtgagtgatggaaaaaaacaaaaccagtaGATGGACACTATAATGCAGtgtgaatccaaatgtaaaacaCAGAATCAGGAAACAGACATTGCGTTGCAGTGTCTGATACGCATTGACttatttcaaaatataaaactaCGAGAAAATGAGTGTTAGTTGAAGTGGGTGCCAGTTGTAGTGGCAGAttctgtaatttttgtttattttaaatgcagATTAACCAATTTAtaattagggtaaattacacaaaactacctcaactgtAGTTGACCCAATACAGTAGTTTTGTGTATTGTATGCCTTAATTGAACTTCCACAAAATCACCCTTTCAAAAATATGGTTCCACCAATGGAAGGCTATACTTCATGAATCGTGTTAGTTTGGACGGTTAAAAACGCCTGCCACTAAGTGCTTCTTGGAGAAGAGCCATAAAATGTGTACTAGCTTCTTGCCACATGGTTACGCGTGTGATAAGGTTTTTGTacgttaaattaaattttttttatggtttttttcacataaaaattaggaaatttaagtaaattttgaaattcttgaTTGCTGAACCGTTGCATAATTTTCAGTTTGTCAGTACTGAAATCTTGAAGTTCTGCTCCCTGGTTAGCTCATTAAAgctatttgaattttaacaatatttaATTGTATTTTAATAAGATAAAACgtatgattttaattttcaatcataATGCTGAGGACATGCTCCGCCGGGGAAGTTGCAACATGCAATCTGAATCCATGAGCACTACAAGCTTCCCCCTATACAGACGTGCTGTGCGTTGAATAATTAGTTGAGGGTTAGAACTTAGGTTGATAAGAGAGAAGGTGAGATCGACGGTGTAAGGGACTGGGTGATTAAACTTCCTTCCAAACATCCGTTCCGTTTGCATGCATGATTAAACTTCCTTCCAAACATTCCTTTTGCTTGATTAAACTTCTTTTAATTCGCTCGCTTTCTCTCCATTCCCACTGCACTTTGCTAAAATCTTCACTCCATTATACTCGTTGCTTCAATTCGCTTCACTTTCTCAATTATTCCAGAATTTTCTTCTGCTTGATCGATTTTCTTTTACCATCACAAGAAATCAACAACTGCAAGTACGTACTGCATTTTGACTTGCTAATTTATTGTTTCTTTCATTTCATGATGACGTGTTTACCAAGTTTTTGGGCATTTTCTGGAGAAAATTGCATAATCTCCTAAGAAAATTGTCACGTACTGCACTTTGACTTGAATTGGTGTcaatttcagttttttcttGCTGATTTTTGTTGAAAGTTACTCTGCTACGTACTTAGTTTTGACTTGCATGCGTTCGATTTCAGTTTGTTCTTGCTAATTTCTTCTGTTCAGTTCTTTCTTAGATATATTCATTAATTCGTTAAGTGTGTGCGTAATTCAGCTTCTCCAATCTATTACGTTATTAGTTTATATTCTAATTCTCGTTTATTTCGTTCATGATCGTGTGTTTACCAAGTGTTTGTGCATTTTCCTGAGAAAATTGCAGTAGTTTTTTCTCCATTTCTTCTAGAATTTGGATATTATGATGTATCTTTGATCGATTACTGTAGTTAACAAATTAGAAAATGCATGTATCTCCGCTGATTCTTCTGTGAAGGCGATCATAGTGCTGATGTTCTTTCACTGCAGCGTCTCTGCAATCGCCACCACTCACACCAACCACACTGTTGACGGAGCATCCGGCTGGGATCTCAGATCCGACATCCAAGCATGGGCTAATCGCACCACTTTCCGTGTGGGCGACTTTCTTAGTATGTAATCTTGATTATCCTTTGTATTTAATTAGCCGCATTTCATCCATGGACGATTACTTCAAGTTTGTATTCTGCATTTGGTAGCGATTTAGTTGAAATCCATGAATAGGGCTGCAGGGCTTAACGGTGGCTGTGTGTtcataaatttattttgttaattggGTGTACTGATAGATATTGGGATTAATGAAGTTGTGTCTTAATCTGGTTGCTTGTATGTAATGATTTA encodes the following:
- the LOC137709898 gene encoding aspartic proteinase CDR1-like, with the translated sequence MATFALSACNMIHFPLALLAYFTLLTLANSHGFTADLIHRDSPLSPLYNSSVSRYDRLHNAFRRSVTRANHFVKPIITSLSSSSSANIQSRIISSAGEYLMNVSIGTPPVEVLGIADTGSDLIWTQCKPCKQCFNQNPPLFDPKKSSTYRSIPCQSNSCTYLEEASCSTQDNEGHETCDYSYRYGDRSFTRGTLAVETFTVGSTSGRPVSLPKILFGCGHQNGGTFDESGSGLIGLGGGPLSLVSQLTKSTNGGKFSYCLVPLASNSKNPNNNLASKIRFGSAGIVSGAGAVSTPMVAKQPDTFYYLTLEAISVGEKWLAYKTKSSPNCTDDVTVSANEGNIIIDSGTTLTLLPPGFYEDLESALEVAINAERVSDPKGILSLCFRSESDDIGVPVITAHFKGADVKLQAVNTFARIKDDLVCLTMIPSNDVAIFGNLAQINFLVGYDLEERTVSFKPTDCTEH